In Thermomicrobiales bacterium, one DNA window encodes the following:
- a CDS encoding c-type cytochrome encodes MLLVMAGLIGGSAHGVALNAEGTASPGASPVGSPSGSPVALVGDPEAGKALAAQCLSCHSVDGSKMVGPTWKGLYGHEVELEDGTKVIADVDYLVESIKDPNAKVVKDFPAGAMPPYGAILTDENIMDLVAYIQSLAE; translated from the coding sequence ATGCTATTGGTCATGGCTGGACTCATCGGCGGGTCTGCACATGGAGTGGCGCTGAACGCCGAGGGAACTGCCTCGCCGGGCGCCTCGCCTGTTGGGTCGCCGTCGGGATCGCCGGTAGCCCTGGTTGGCGATCCAGAAGCCGGGAAAGCGCTGGCCGCGCAATGCTTGTCGTGCCATTCGGTCGATGGCAGCAAGATGGTGGGTCCGACCTGGAAGGGGTTGTACGGGCACGAAGTCGAGCTCGAGGATGGCACGAAGGTCATCGCGGATGTGGACTACCTGGTCGAGTCGATCAAGGATCCAAACGCGAAGGTCGTCAAGGACTTCCCGGCCGGCGCGATGCCGCCCTATGGCGCGATCCTGACCGACGAGAACATCATGGATCTCGTGGCCTATATTCAGTCGCTCGCCGAGTAA
- a CDS encoding proline--tRNA ligase, translating to MSHLFGRTLRAAPNDVEIVSHQLMLRAAMIRPLGSGLISLLPLGFRVVTKVEQIIREEMDAIGGQELLMPVVHPADIWRESGRYDQIGPEMARFKDRAERDMVLALTHEEVITDIARTEISSYKQLPIIAYHIQTKFRDEPRSRGGLIRVREFTMKDSYSFDLDEAGLDHSYRLHWKAYDRIFRRIGLKFMVVSADVGMMGGSASHEFMAFSENGEDTILHCNQCGYAANREVAKFQRDAPSTEALLAMEDVETPNTTTIQMLADFLDVPTSRTAKAVFYKGASGRFIFAVIRGDLDVNETTLRNASGERTLTPATVEEIHAVGAEPGYGSPVGVRDAFIVVDESIRDSPNLVAGANRVGWHTRNVNLGRDFQADVVADIATAEAGYPCPQCGSPLEADRAIEVGNIFKLGTRYSEKLGATYLDANGDSHPIVMGSYGIGSGRNAATVVEQRHDDKGIIWPISIAPYHVSLVEIPAPDDPRPKEVAERLYAELEEIGIEVLYDDRDERPGVKFNDADLIGNPLRVAVSARNLANDQIELKLRKEKDAIFVPLDQAVAEIARLLAEITQDEISEFGLDLEFAEPSL from the coding sequence ATGTCACACCTGTTCGGGCGAACGTTGCGGGCAGCGCCGAACGATGTCGAGATCGTCAGTCATCAGCTGATGCTCCGCGCGGCGATGATTCGCCCGCTCGGCTCCGGCCTCATCAGCTTGCTCCCGCTCGGCTTTCGGGTGGTGACCAAGGTCGAGCAGATCATCCGCGAGGAAATGGATGCCATCGGCGGCCAGGAGTTGCTGATGCCGGTCGTCCATCCGGCCGACATCTGGCGGGAATCCGGCCGCTACGACCAGATTGGTCCGGAGATGGCTCGTTTCAAGGACCGCGCCGAGCGAGACATGGTGCTTGCGCTCACACATGAGGAAGTCATCACCGATATCGCTCGCACAGAGATCAGTTCCTACAAGCAGCTGCCGATCATCGCGTACCACATCCAGACGAAGTTCCGGGACGAACCGCGTTCGCGTGGTGGCCTCATCCGCGTGCGCGAGTTCACCATGAAGGACTCGTACAGCTTCGATCTGGATGAAGCGGGACTCGATCATTCCTACCGGTTGCACTGGAAAGCGTATGACCGCATCTTCCGCCGGATCGGACTGAAGTTCATGGTGGTCAGCGCAGATGTCGGCATGATGGGCGGCTCAGCGTCGCACGAATTCATGGCGTTCTCCGAGAACGGCGAGGACACGATTCTGCACTGCAATCAGTGTGGATATGCCGCCAATCGAGAGGTGGCCAAGTTCCAGCGCGATGCCCCATCGACAGAAGCCCTCCTGGCGATGGAAGATGTCGAGACCCCCAATACGACCACCATTCAGATGCTGGCGGACTTCCTCGATGTGCCAACCTCGCGAACGGCCAAGGCCGTTTTCTACAAAGGGGCGTCCGGCCGATTCATCTTTGCGGTCATTCGAGGTGACCTCGATGTGAACGAGACCACGCTGCGCAATGCAAGTGGCGAGCGGACTCTGACACCCGCGACAGTCGAAGAAATCCATGCTGTCGGGGCCGAACCTGGATATGGGTCGCCAGTCGGTGTGCGCGATGCATTCATCGTCGTGGATGAGTCGATCCGTGACTCGCCCAATCTTGTTGCTGGCGCGAACCGCGTTGGTTGGCACACACGAAACGTCAACCTTGGGCGCGATTTTCAGGCCGATGTGGTGGCCGATATCGCCACCGCTGAGGCAGGCTATCCCTGCCCGCAATGCGGTAGCCCGCTCGAGGCGGACCGCGCGATCGAGGTGGGCAACATTTTCAAGCTCGGTACCCGCTACAGCGAAAAACTCGGTGCGACCTACCTCGACGCCAATGGTGACTCACACCCGATCGTCATGGGCTCGTATGGAATCGGGAGTGGCCGTAACGCCGCGACCGTGGTGGAGCAGCGCCACGATGACAAGGGCATCATCTGGCCCATCAGCATCGCGCCGTACCACGTTTCTCTCGTGGAGATTCCCGCTCCGGACGATCCACGTCCGAAGGAAGTCGCGGAACGGTTGTATGCGGAGCTCGAAGAGATCGGCATCGAGGTCCTTTACGACGACCGCGATGAGCGGCCGGGCGTGAAGTTCAACGACGCTGACCTCATCGGCAATCCGCTTCGTGTTGCCGTAAGCGCGCGAAACCTAGCCAACGACCAGATCGAACTGAAGTTGCGCAAGGAGAAGGACGCGATTTTCGTCCCGCTCGATCAGGCGGTGGCCGAGATTGCCCGCCTCCTTGCGGAAATTACACAGGATGAAATCAGCGAGTTCGGACTCGACCTCGAATTCGCCGAACCGTCCTTGTAG
- a CDS encoding aspartate aminotransferase family protein — MTIPTPMLALDLTQELETDLQLPLYAKRDISLVRGEGSYLYDSTGKRYLDAMSNYGVAALGHADPVYAAAMADQLQKLTTCHQSFYNDARAAALAAIRQIAPDGLTRYFMSNSGAESIEAALKFAMMATERHKIVALRRGYHGRTLGALSATFDPKYRKPFEPLPIPVTHVAFNDYEALVEQVDDETAAIILEPVQGEAGIFPADDDYLRAVRELATANGALLIADEVQTGFRTGAPFAISHAEVSPDILCTAKAIGNGFPVGVTMVTEAISEKTVGGAHGTTFGANPLASRAVVTTLQAFQDRNLYARSSELGERLMNGIESLESPKIRQVRGRGFMIGVEMKERITPTLRALQENGVLALPASPVVFRLLPPLVWEEEQVDEFVGVLAKVLA; from the coding sequence GTGACGATTCCTACCCCGATGCTGGCGCTCGACCTGACCCAGGAACTGGAAACCGATCTCCAGCTGCCGCTCTATGCGAAACGCGACATCTCGCTTGTGCGCGGAGAGGGGTCGTATCTCTATGACTCCACAGGGAAGCGTTATCTCGACGCGATGAGCAACTACGGGGTGGCCGCGCTTGGGCACGCTGATCCCGTGTACGCCGCAGCGATGGCGGATCAGCTCCAAAAGTTGACCACCTGCCACCAGAGCTTCTACAACGATGCGCGCGCTGCCGCGCTCGCCGCCATCCGGCAGATCGCGCCGGACGGGTTGACGCGCTACTTCATGAGCAACTCCGGGGCAGAATCGATCGAGGCCGCGCTCAAGTTCGCCATGATGGCAACCGAGCGTCACAAGATCGTGGCATTGCGCCGCGGCTACCACGGACGCACCCTCGGCGCGCTTTCGGCGACCTTCGACCCGAAGTACCGCAAGCCGTTCGAGCCGCTGCCCATCCCGGTGACACACGTCGCATTCAACGACTACGAAGCGCTGGTGGAGCAGGTCGACGACGAGACCGCAGCCATCATCCTCGAGCCGGTGCAAGGCGAGGCCGGCATCTTCCCCGCGGATGACGACTACTTGCGGGCGGTGCGCGAGCTTGCGACGGCAAATGGAGCACTGCTGATCGCGGATGAGGTGCAGACTGGGTTTCGCACCGGCGCCCCATTTGCGATCTCCCACGCCGAGGTATCGCCGGACATTCTCTGCACCGCCAAAGCAATCGGGAACGGGTTCCCGGTGGGCGTGACGATGGTCACCGAGGCCATCTCAGAGAAAACGGTGGGCGGCGCTCATGGAACGACGTTTGGCGCGAACCCGCTCGCCAGTCGCGCGGTAGTGACAACCCTGCAAGCGTTTCAGGATCGCAATCTCTACGCCCGCTCGTCCGAGCTCGGCGAGCGCCTGATGAACGGTATCGAGTCGCTGGAGAGCCCAAAGATCCGACAGGTTCGTGGACGAGGATTCATGATCGGGGTCGAGATGAAGGAACGCATCACGCCGACCCTGCGGGCCCTCCAGGAGAACGGCGTGCTCGCGCTACCTGCCAGCCCGGTCGTTTTCCGACTCCTTCCGCCGCTGGTCTGGGAAGAGGAGCAAGTCGATGAGTTCGTGGGTGTTCTGGCCAAGGTCCTCGCCTGA
- a CDS encoding [LysW]-aminoadipate kinase yields the protein MIVVKIGGGSGITAESYANFAKDFAALEQPAVLVHGGNAEFSQLSKDLGRPPRMVTNEKGRVSRYTDSETIDMMLMAYAGKVNKRIVAQLQAAGVNAVGLSGIDGKIATGRRKSTIRVIEDGKPKVLRDDHAGTIEQVDTTLIRLLLDAGYLPVITPPALALEDGTPINVDGDKLSLALATDLGASAIYFFSDTPGLLADKDDESTLIREIDVTDPEAALESAQGRMKVKVESAIKAIEQGVGKVVFADARVEHPLQRALEGEGTVIDYADHATI from the coding sequence ATGATCGTCGTCAAGATCGGAGGAGGCAGCGGGATAACCGCGGAGTCGTACGCAAACTTTGCGAAGGACTTTGCCGCGCTCGAGCAACCCGCCGTGCTTGTGCATGGCGGCAATGCCGAGTTCAGCCAGCTCAGCAAGGATCTCGGCCGTCCTCCGCGCATGGTGACGAACGAGAAGGGCCGCGTGAGCCGCTACACCGATTCCGAGACCATCGACATGATGCTGATGGCCTACGCAGGCAAGGTGAACAAGCGGATCGTGGCGCAGTTGCAGGCTGCTGGTGTCAACGCGGTCGGACTGAGCGGTATCGACGGCAAGATCGCCACCGGGCGGCGCAAGTCGACCATTCGCGTAATCGAGGATGGCAAGCCGAAAGTGCTGCGAGACGATCATGCCGGAACGATCGAGCAGGTCGATACGACGCTCATCCGGCTGCTGCTCGATGCCGGCTACCTGCCGGTGATCACGCCGCCGGCGCTTGCGCTCGAGGACGGAACCCCGATCAACGTCGATGGAGACAAGCTTTCGCTGGCGCTCGCCACCGATCTGGGCGCGAGCGCTATCTACTTCTTCTCGGACACGCCTGGGCTGCTGGCGGACAAGGACGACGAGTCCACCCTGATTCGCGAAATCGACGTGACCGACCCGGAAGCCGCGCTGGAATCTGCCCAGGGCCGCATGAAAGTGAAAGTCGAGTCGGCAATCAAGGCGATCGAGCAAGGCGTCGGCAAGGTGGTTTTCGCCGATGCACGCGTCGAGCATCCGTTGCAACGCGCGTTGGAGGGCGAGGGCACGGTCATCGACTATGCCGATCACGCGACGATTTGA
- a CDS encoding LLM class flavin-dependent oxidoreductase: MMKFGFVIPEASAREFLELAVEIERAGWDAAFGWETVYGIDPWVVLGGMAASTERIRLGTLLTPPSRRRPWKLASELVTLDMVSNGRAMLCAGLGAIDTGFAQVGEETDRKTRAQLMDDCLDLLPKFWSGEPFEFHGTHYDVDWNAPLGAVVPVQQPRIPIWTVGLMGSRASLRRAARWDGILPNARDADGNWLSPTPAQLPALREELASLGADMDRFDIALEGVTPPGDEAALDRVRALAENGATWWIESMWQAPGGIPAVRERIAAGPPQL, translated from the coding sequence ATGATGAAATTCGGATTTGTGATTCCTGAGGCCAGTGCGAGAGAGTTTCTGGAGTTGGCGGTCGAGATCGAACGCGCTGGATGGGACGCGGCGTTCGGCTGGGAAACGGTCTACGGGATCGATCCCTGGGTTGTGCTCGGCGGGATGGCGGCATCGACCGAGCGAATCAGGCTCGGGACATTGCTCACCCCTCCCTCGCGCCGCCGCCCATGGAAACTTGCAAGTGAGTTGGTGACGTTGGACATGGTCTCGAACGGCCGGGCAATGCTGTGTGCCGGGCTCGGGGCTATCGATACCGGATTCGCGCAGGTTGGCGAGGAAACCGACCGCAAGACACGCGCCCAGCTCATGGACGACTGCCTGGACCTGTTGCCGAAGTTCTGGAGCGGTGAACCGTTCGAGTTCCATGGCACGCATTACGATGTCGATTGGAACGCCCCCTTGGGAGCAGTCGTTCCCGTTCAGCAACCGCGTATACCGATCTGGACGGTCGGTTTGATGGGCAGTAGGGCGTCGCTTCGCCGCGCGGCACGCTGGGACGGGATTCTGCCCAACGCTCGTGACGCCGACGGGAACTGGTTGTCGCCCACTCCCGCTCAGCTGCCAGCGCTGCGCGAGGAGCTTGCGTCGCTTGGCGCGGACATGGACAGGTTCGACATCGCGCTGGAAGGGGTGACTCCTCCTGGCGACGAAGCCGCATTGGACCGCGTTCGCGCGTTGGCGGAGAACGGCGCCACCTGGTGGATCGAATCGATGTGGCAAGCGCCCGGCGGCATTCCGGCCGTGCGGGAACGGATCGCGGCGGGCCCGCCGCAACTCTAG
- the argC gene encoding N-acetyl-gamma-glutamyl-phosphate reductase, which yields MAVKTAIIGGSGYAGGELLRLLLDHPMADVAQVTSERNAGKFVFSVHPNLRKRTQLKFSSVNDIGQVDVLFVATPHGASMKKMEEFRALAPIVIDLSADFRLNSKDGYPKWYDHEHELPELLTEFVYGIPELHREEIRESNLISSAGCMATTSILGLYPLFQAGVVDLSMPTVIEAKTGSSGSGNSANLSSHHPERAGVIRSFKPTGHRHSAEIIQELTFDGNAPEIAFSATSVEAVRGILATSHVYLKEPMSDKEVWGIYRAAYKNEPFMRVVKESSGIHRYPEPKILSGSNYCDVGFERDPDSNRVVVMAALDNLMKGAAGQAVQSFNIRLGYEETCGIDFPGLHPI from the coding sequence ATGGCAGTGAAAACAGCAATCATTGGCGGGTCCGGATATGCCGGCGGAGAGCTCCTTCGGCTCCTGCTCGATCACCCGATGGCCGACGTGGCGCAGGTGACCTCAGAGCGGAACGCCGGCAAGTTCGTCTTTTCCGTCCATCCCAACTTGCGCAAGCGAACCCAGCTGAAGTTCTCGAGCGTGAACGACATTGGCCAGGTCGATGTCCTCTTCGTGGCGACTCCGCACGGGGCGTCGATGAAGAAGATGGAGGAGTTTCGAGCGCTGGCGCCGATCGTGATCGATTTGAGCGCCGACTTCCGGCTCAACTCGAAGGACGGCTACCCGAAGTGGTACGACCACGAGCACGAGCTGCCGGAGTTGCTGACCGAATTCGTGTACGGCATTCCCGAGTTGCACCGGGAAGAAATTCGCGAGTCGAATCTCATCTCCAGCGCTGGCTGCATGGCGACGACATCGATCCTTGGACTCTATCCCCTCTTCCAGGCGGGCGTGGTGGACCTCAGCATGCCGACGGTCATCGAGGCAAAGACAGGGTCGTCCGGATCGGGGAACTCGGCGAATCTTTCGTCGCATCATCCCGAGCGGGCTGGCGTGATCCGCTCGTTCAAACCAACCGGCCATCGTCATTCGGCGGAGATCATCCAGGAGCTGACCTTCGACGGCAACGCTCCAGAGATCGCGTTCTCGGCAACGTCAGTGGAAGCGGTGCGCGGAATTCTGGCAACCTCGCATGTCTATCTGAAAGAGCCGATGTCGGACAAAGAGGTCTGGGGAATCTACCGCGCCGCGTACAAGAACGAGCCGTTCATGCGAGTGGTCAAGGAATCGAGCGGCATCCATCGTTACCCGGAACCGAAGATTCTCTCCGGCTCGAACTACTGCGATGTGGGATTCGAACGAGATCCCGACTCGAATCGCGTTGTCGTCATGGCCGCGCTCGACAATCTCATGAAGGGAGCCGCCGGCCAGGCTGTGCAGTCATTCAACATCCGCCTCGGCTACGAAGAGACCTGCGGAATCGATTTCCCTGGACTTCATCCGATCTAG